The Chitinophagales bacterium genome contains a region encoding:
- a CDS encoding tetratricopeptide repeat protein — protein MKKLLFISLSLFFLLACSNKKDKLISDIALLEETMAKEDFPSKENMEKVIQFYDDYANNFPNDEKTYGYLEKKAKYQNASEKYSEAVKTYRTIINKYPNNPHTPENMFMLAFIQDNNLGNKKKAEELYKKIIKDYPTHELADDAQFSLDNLYLSDDDILKMLEEKNKTAN, from the coding sequence ATGAAAAAGCTACTTTTTATTTCATTATCTCTCTTTTTTCTTTTGGCTTGCAGCAATAAAAAAGACAAATTAATAAGCGATATTGCACTTTTAGAGGAAACAATGGCAAAAGAAGATTTCCCCAGTAAAGAAAACATGGAAAAAGTTATACAGTTTTATGATGATTATGCCAATAACTTTCCTAACGATGAAAAAACATACGGCTATTTAGAAAAAAAGGCTAAATATCAAAATGCAAGTGAAAAATACAGCGAAGCAGTAAAAACATATAGAACGATTATTAATAAATATCCAAATAATCCTCATACTCCTGAAAATATGTTTATGTTGGCTTTTATACAAGATAATAATTTGGGCAACAAGAAAAAAGCCGAAGAACTCTACAAGAAAATAATAAAAGACTATCCTACTCACGAGCTTGCAGACGATGCTCAGTTTTCGTTAGACAACTTATACCTAAGCGATGACGATATACTAAAAATGTTAGAAGAGAAGAATAAAACGGCAAACTAA
- the ruvB gene encoding Holliday junction branch migration DNA helicase RuvB produces the protein MNINLNPDKNNLKKDELEVDKALRPKSFKDFDGQTHILENLEIFVKAALLRNEALDHVLLHGPPGLGKTTLSHIIATEMGVNVKVTSGPVLEKPGDLAGLLTNLDDNDVLFIDEIHRLSPVIEEYLYSAMEDYKIDIMIDTGPNARTVQIELAPFTLVGATTRSGLLTAPLRSRFGITLRMEYYDADTLAGIISRSAKILNVGIDKAAANEISRRSRGTPRIANLLLKRIRDFAQIKGDGRINLEIAKFGLNALNVDENGLDEMDNRILSAILEKFGGGPVGLTTIATAVSEDAGTIEEVYEPFLIKEGYLKRTPRGREITEKTYKHLGKTPPAQEGRLF, from the coding sequence ATGAATATTAATTTGAATCCCGATAAAAATAATCTGAAAAAAGATGAGCTTGAAGTAGATAAAGCATTACGTCCTAAAAGTTTTAAAGATTTTGACGGGCAAACACATATACTTGAAAATCTTGAAATATTTGTAAAAGCCGCTTTATTAAGAAATGAAGCTTTAGACCATGTTTTACTTCATGGTCCTCCGGGATTAGGAAAAACCACTTTATCGCATATTATAGCCACAGAAATGGGTGTAAATGTTAAAGTAACTTCTGGCCCTGTGTTAGAAAAACCAGGAGATTTAGCCGGTTTGCTTACCAATTTAGATGATAATGACGTACTATTTATAGATGAAATACACCGTTTAAGTCCTGTAATAGAAGAGTATTTATACTCTGCCATGGAAGACTATAAAATAGACATAATGATAGATACAGGACCCAATGCCCGAACGGTACAAATAGAATTAGCACCTTTTACACTTGTGGGAGCCACCACTCGCTCCGGCTTACTAACAGCACCCTTGCGAAGCCGTTTTGGCATTACCTTGCGTATGGAGTATTACGATGCAGATACATTAGCAGGAATAATTAGCAGAAGTGCCAAAATATTAAATGTAGGTATAGATAAAGCTGCGGCAAATGAAATATCAAGAAGAAGCAGAGGCACACCCCGTATAGCCAATTTATTGCTAAAAAGAATACGAGATTTTGCACAAATAAAAGGTGATGGAAGAATTAATTTAGAAATAGCAAAATTTGGATTAAATGCCCTTAATGTAGATGAAAATGGCTTAGACGAAATGGATAATAGAATATTGAGTGCTATTTTAGAAAAATTTGGCGGAGGGCCTGTAGGGCTAACCACTATAGCTACTGCCGTAAGCGAAGATGCCGGCACTATAGAAGAAGTTTATGAACCCTTTTTAATAAAAGAAGGCTATTTAAAACGTACTCCCCGAGGTAGAGAAATAACAGAAAAAACATACAAACATTTAGGCAAAACACCACCGGCACAGGAAGGAAGATTGTTTTAA
- a CDS encoding class I SAM-dependent methyltransferase, which produces MNNLRWKIAQFFEKKWWQSYLKNKDADTYLKWKKNYWSTFLRELHLKNNIKTPILDVGCGPAGVFIVLKGEITALDPLVKEYEKLTVFSTENYPNVEFVAQDFESFATEKKFQTIFCLNAINHFKNIDESFKKLKDLLENNGQLILSVDAHNYTFFRKLFTLFPFDILHPHQCNLAEYEQFLIKNGFKVQFKFLKKKEFFFSYWVLVIEREC; this is translated from the coding sequence ATGAATAATCTCCGTTGGAAAATAGCACAGTTTTTTGAAAAAAAATGGTGGCAATCTTATCTAAAAAATAAAGATGCCGATACTTATTTAAAATGGAAAAAAAATTATTGGAGTACTTTTTTAAGAGAACTCCATTTAAAAAATAACATAAAAACACCAATATTAGATGTAGGCTGTGGCCCGGCAGGCGTTTTTATAGTTTTAAAAGGAGAAATAACGGCATTAGATCCTTTGGTAAAAGAATACGAAAAACTTACTGTTTTTAGTACAGAAAATTATCCCAATGTTGAGTTTGTAGCACAAGATTTTGAATCATTTGCAACTGAGAAAAAATTTCAAACTATATTTTGTTTAAATGCCATTAATCATTTTAAAAATATTGATGAGAGTTTTAAAAAACTGAAAGATTTGTTAGAAAACAATGGGCAACTCATACTTTCTGTAGATGCCCACAATTATACTTTTTTTAGAAAGTTATTTACTTTATTTCCTTTTGATATTCTGCATCCACATCAATGTAATTTAGCAGAGTACGAGCAGTTTTTAATTAAAAACGGATTTAAAGTACAATTCAAATTTTTAAAGAAAAAAGAGTTTTTCTTTAGTTATTGGGTATTGGTAATAGAGAGGGAGTGTTAA
- a CDS encoding RNA methyltransferase produces the protein MKFEKITKSNVKHLRFLHSKKYRQKYNQFIVEGYKSVREFINSAYKCVALFGKEDALAEFYSHDFEKYICNTKELQQISTLKNPQDIVGVFEIPVLKPIDYRQDFIVALDDMRDPGNLGTVIRTADWFGLNQILCSETCVDAFNPKVVQASMGSLSRINVVYTNLVNELKAIQSHTLVFADMEGKAYQNFNWNKNILVIGNEANGISADLKKMKHELIAIPQKGKAESLNAAVSAAIIMSRVLG, from the coding sequence ATGAAATTTGAAAAAATAACTAAATCTAACGTTAAACATCTTAGGTTTTTACACTCAAAAAAATATAGACAAAAATACAATCAATTTATTGTTGAAGGTTATAAAAGTGTTAGAGAATTTATTAATAGTGCTTATAAATGTGTAGCATTATTTGGAAAAGAAGATGCTTTAGCTGAATTTTATAGCCATGATTTTGAGAAATATATATGCAATACTAAAGAGTTGCAGCAGATAAGCACCTTAAAAAATCCCCAAGATATTGTTGGCGTTTTTGAAATTCCTGTATTAAAACCTATAGATTATAGGCAAGATTTTATAGTGGCATTAGATGATATGCGAGACCCCGGAAATTTAGGTACCGTTATTCGCACGGCAGATTGGTTTGGCTTAAACCAAATTTTGTGTTCAGAAACTTGTGTAGATGCTTTTAATCCAAAAGTGGTGCAAGCCAGCATGGGTTCTTTAAGCAGAATTAATGTTGTTTATACTAATTTGGTCAATGAATTAAAAGCTATACAATCGCATACTTTAGTTTTTGCAGATATGGAAGGCAAAGCCTACCAAAATTTTAATTGGAATAAGAATATATTAGTAATAGGCAATGAAGCAAACGGAATAAGTGCCGATTTAAAGAAAATGAAGCATGAATTAATTGCCATTCCACAAAAAGGCAAGGCAGAATCTTTAAATGCTGCTGTTAGTGCCGCCATTATTATGAGCAGAGTGCTGGGGTAG
- a CDS encoding BamA/TamA family outer membrane protein, whose amino-acid sequence MQEDEYLFTKNKVVFDGKVKDKNIVKEEIKNLAALKPNQKMFGILPVRLGIYNFTFDKKETKFRWWLKNKIGEAPKVYNEDLIKRSRDNFKLYMFNRGYLNSSVSYQSSFGEQKVFTKFTVSAKDVYTINDVVRPTPENEILNLLNLSKRKSLLKVDDNLNFIILDDERKRISDYLREYGYYDFRKDYITYQIDTNQTHNTAKIILDVKAPNDTSWHQKYYINDIYTYVDVSALLQDSSKLDTTFFDGIHFIYNKKRYRENTLASGIFLRKNQVFQLSKYQNTLKKLANYGTFKFVDIRFVPKIIDEKHVLDTYIDLSSAKKQSLSVDVEANHNFIGLTGTSVSFTYQNKNIFKAADLFEFKISTGLQFNVGKKNTPPLNNLDFLVETNYYLNRFLAPFKVKKYSKFSDIKTKFSLQYNFERRILFYSLHNMGFNFGYTWRKNNNIGHQYNPVALNVFILQNKEQSFIDRLNEIPALKRSFEEQFIIGSNYTFTYNNLKSTTDRSYFVFQGKVSSAGNLIHGIVALTKQAKNNTTPYKILNREYSQFARFELNIVHNLRLSKNSSLHSRFNSGVIIPYGNSTIAPYFQQFYVGGANSIRGFKLRALGPGTYADTANITNSNFFFDQAGDFKLEANTELRFGIYKWFKGAVFFDAGNIWLLKKDTARPGGEINKQNFIRGLALSTGLGIRLDFNYFVIRTDFSFPLIDPRYNGENRYPLNNFKFNVGKNSWFRENIIFHLGIGYPF is encoded by the coding sequence TTGCAAGAAGACGAATATTTGTTTACCAAAAATAAAGTAGTTTTTGATGGCAAAGTAAAAGATAAAAACATTGTAAAAGAAGAAATAAAAAATTTAGCAGCCTTAAAGCCCAATCAAAAAATGTTTGGTATTCTTCCTGTTAGATTAGGCATTTACAATTTTACTTTTGACAAAAAAGAAACAAAATTTAGATGGTGGCTTAAAAATAAAATAGGCGAAGCTCCAAAAGTATATAATGAAGATTTAATTAAACGAAGTAGAGATAATTTCAAACTTTATATGTTTAACAGAGGATATTTAAATAGTAGCGTTAGCTACCAGTCTTCTTTTGGCGAACAAAAAGTTTTTACAAAATTTACTGTTTCGGCCAAAGATGTTTATACCATTAATGACGTAGTACGCCCCACTCCCGAAAATGAAATTTTAAATCTATTAAACCTCAGCAAAAGAAAATCGTTACTTAAAGTAGATGACAATCTTAATTTTATAATCTTAGATGATGAGCGTAAAAGAATAAGTGATTATTTAAGAGAATATGGCTACTACGATTTTAGAAAAGATTATATAACCTACCAAATAGATACCAATCAAACACATAATACAGCTAAAATAATTTTAGATGTTAAAGCTCCTAACGATACTTCGTGGCATCAAAAATACTATATAAACGATATTTATACGTATGTAGATGTTAGTGCTTTACTGCAAGATTCATCAAAATTAGATACTACTTTTTTTGACGGCATACATTTTATTTACAATAAAAAAAGATACAGAGAAAATACTTTAGCCAGTGGCATTTTCTTGCGTAAAAATCAAGTTTTTCAACTAAGTAAATACCAAAATACACTTAAAAAATTGGCTAATTATGGTACTTTTAAGTTTGTAGATATACGTTTTGTGCCTAAAATAATAGATGAAAAACACGTTTTAGATACTTACATAGATTTATCATCGGCTAAAAAGCAAAGTTTATCGGTAGATGTAGAAGCCAACCACAATTTTATTGGACTAACGGGAACATCAGTAAGTTTTACTTACCAAAACAAAAATATATTTAAAGCAGCCGATTTATTTGAGTTTAAAATATCTACAGGTTTACAATTTAACGTAGGAAAGAAAAACACGCCCCCACTTAACAATTTAGATTTTTTAGTAGAAACCAATTATTACTTAAACAGATTTTTAGCACCGTTTAAAGTAAAAAAATACAGTAAGTTTAGCGATATAAAAACAAAATTCAGCTTACAGTATAATTTTGAAAGAAGAATTTTATTTTATTCATTGCATAATATGGGATTTAATTTTGGCTATACTTGGCGAAAAAACAACAACATAGGTCATCAATACAATCCTGTAGCTTTAAACGTATTTATACTTCAAAATAAAGAGCAAAGTTTTATAGATCGTTTAAATGAAATACCTGCTCTAAAAAGGAGTTTTGAAGAACAGTTTATTATAGGTTCTAACTATACATTTACCTACAATAATTTAAAATCTACCACAGATAGATCTTACTTTGTTTTTCAAGGTAAAGTGTCTAGTGCCGGCAATTTAATACATGGAATAGTGGCATTAACCAAGCAAGCAAAAAATAATACTACACCATACAAAATATTGAACAGGGAGTACTCACAATTTGCCCGTTTTGAGCTTAATATTGTTCATAATTTACGACTTTCTAAAAATTCATCTCTACATTCTCGGTTCAATTCGGGCGTAATAATTCCTTATGGAAACTCAACTATTGCTCCGTATTTTCAGCAGTTTTATGTAGGTGGTGCCAATAGTATAAGAGGTTTTAAACTAAGAGCTTTAGGACCCGGAACTTATGCCGACACCGCCAATATTACCAACTCTAATTTCTTTTTTGACCAAGCCGGTGATTTCAAATTAGAAGCCAATACAGAACTTCGTTTTGGCATATATAAATGGTTTAAAGGAGCTGTATTTTTTGATGCAGGAAACATTTGGCTGTTAAAAAAAGATACCGCTCGCCCCGGTGGAGAAATAAACAAGCAAAATTTTATTAGAGGTTTAGCCTTAAGCACAGGCTTAGGTATCCGATTAGACTTTAATTATTTTGTAATAAGAACAGATTTCTCTTTTCCTTTAATAGACCCTCGGTATAATGGCGAAAACCGTTATCCTTTAAACAATTTTAAATTTAACGTAGGGAAAAACAGTTGGTTTAGAGAAAACATTATTTTCCACCTTGGTATAGGTTATCCGTTTTAA
- a CDS encoding hotdog fold thioesterase: MDKIWKKEFTIAALNATEKNMVKYLDIEFTDFGNNFLEATMPVNEKTHQPFGLLHGGASVVLAESLGSLAGYLCLEDKNKAVVGQEINANHIGSVRNGKVTGRAEPIHLGRTSQVWQVTIKDEKNKLICVSRMTLAVINV; this comes from the coding sequence ATGGATAAAATTTGGAAAAAAGAATTTACCATAGCCGCACTAAATGCTACAGAAAAAAATATGGTAAAATACTTAGATATAGAGTTTACTGATTTTGGCAATAATTTTTTAGAAGCCACTATGCCTGTAAATGAAAAAACACATCAACCTTTTGGCTTGTTGCATGGTGGAGCTTCGGTAGTTTTGGCGGAGAGTTTAGGCAGTTTAGCCGGCTATCTTTGTTTAGAAGATAAAAACAAAGCCGTGGTAGGGCAAGAAATAAATGCCAATCATATAGGCAGTGTAAGAAATGGAAAAGTAACGGGTAGGGCAGAGCCAATACATTTAGGGCGAACAAGCCAAGTGTGGCAAGTTACCATTAAAGATGAAAAAAATAAGTTAATTTGTGTGTCAAGAATGACGCTTGCTGTGATTAACGTTTAA
- the arsC gene encoding arsenate reductase (glutaredoxin) (This arsenate reductase requires both glutathione and glutaredoxin to convert arsenate to arsenite, after which the efflux transporter formed by ArsA and ArsB can extrude the arsenite from the cell, providing resistance.), producing MKVKILHNNRCSKSRKAVAAIEENNIDFEIVNYLDGVLSENDIKLLLKKLGKSAEEIVRKGEDLYKENYKDKSISENEWIKILQQNPKLIERPILYTETTAVVGRPEENVTKFIKSL from the coding sequence ATGAAAGTAAAAATACTCCACAACAACCGTTGTAGTAAAAGTAGAAAAGCTGTTGCCGCTATTGAAGAAAACAATATAGATTTTGAAATAGTGAATTATTTAGATGGCGTTTTAAGTGAAAATGATATTAAATTATTGCTTAAAAAACTGGGCAAAAGTGCGGAAGAAATTGTAAGAAAAGGTGAAGATTTGTATAAAGAAAATTACAAAGACAAAAGTATTAGCGAAAATGAATGGATAAAGATTTTGCAACAAAATCCTAAGCTTATAGAAAGACCTATTTTATATACTGAAACTACGGCTGTGGTAGGTCGCCCGGAAGAAAATGTTACTAAATTTATTAAAAGTTTATAA
- a CDS encoding oligosaccharide flippase family protein — protein sequence MVQRILQSTFVKFTSVVFVGNVVSQLIIFIAFALFARHFPKEDIGIYTIFISLSIVLAIIATGRYELAIMLPKKDNEAFSLFKASVVLAAVFSIVLFAVVELLPLHLLFSNFTTFTTLKPYLYLLPLGVFFMASFQSCLLFNNRLEKYTQNAVLKILQAVLMLSLSFFLAKYCYSVATALVLAWVISQAIVLVVNLAMYVPFYKNGYSLAQTQELLKKYKRYPTIALTGNFVETLANELPNYIIPTFYGVATQTLYAYGNKVAAAPRNFIASAVGDVFFKTSSVIAHDNPNKLLQHTKKITLTLFVFSISIYGIAILLSKFIFPLFFGADYTQAAYYFNWIAFASIFMFVKQPISTIDDVVQRLKPTFVFNIVALVIKSITLYFAASKLNNPIHAIAIYAVLNAILALFWIFYLHKMANDFKSVPS from the coding sequence ATGGTACAGCGTATATTACAATCTACTTTTGTAAAATTTACATCTGTTGTATTTGTTGGCAATGTTGTTTCGCAATTAATAATATTTATAGCTTTTGCTTTATTTGCACGTCATTTTCCTAAAGAAGATATAGGTATTTATACCATCTTTATTTCCCTGTCTATTGTATTGGCTATTATAGCTACAGGACGGTATGAATTGGCAATAATGCTTCCCAAAAAAGATAATGAAGCATTTTCATTATTTAAAGCTTCGGTAGTTTTAGCTGCTGTTTTTAGTATAGTTTTATTTGCCGTAGTTGAATTATTGCCCTTACATCTTTTATTTTCCAATTTTACTACTTTTACCACTTTAAAACCATATTTATATCTTTTGCCTTTAGGTGTTTTTTTTATGGCTTCTTTTCAAAGTTGCTTGTTGTTTAATAACCGATTAGAAAAATATACACAAAATGCTGTTTTAAAAATACTACAAGCTGTTTTAATGCTTTCGTTGAGTTTTTTTTTAGCAAAATATTGTTATTCTGTAGCTACAGCATTAGTATTGGCGTGGGTAATAAGTCAAGCTATAGTTTTAGTTGTAAATTTAGCAATGTATGTGCCTTTTTATAAAAATGGGTATTCATTAGCTCAAACCCAAGAGCTTTTAAAAAAATATAAAAGATACCCTACAATAGCTTTGACTGGAAATTTTGTTGAAACATTAGCCAATGAATTGCCTAATTATATTATACCTACTTTTTATGGAGTAGCTACACAAACTTTGTACGCTTACGGCAATAAAGTGGCAGCAGCCCCAAGAAATTTTATTGCTTCGGCTGTAGGAGATGTTTTTTTTAAAACTTCAAGTGTAATAGCTCATGATAATCCTAATAAACTGTTGCAGCATACTAAAAAAATTACATTAACATTGTTTGTTTTTTCTATTTCTATATATGGCATTGCTATTTTGCTAAGCAAATTTATATTTCCCTTATTCTTTGGGGCAGATTATACGCAAGCCGCATATTATTTTAATTGGATAGCTTTTGCTTCTATTTTTATGTTTGTAAAACAACCTATTTCTACTATTGATGATGTAGTACAAAGGCTGAAACCCACTTTTGTATTTAATATAGTAGCATTAGTTATAAAGTCAATAACGCTTTATTTTGCTGCTTCAAAATTGAATAATCCTATTCATGCTATAGCTATTTATGCGGTTTTAAATGCCATTTTAGCCTTGTTTTGGATATTTTATTTGCACAAAATGGCAAATGATTTTAAAAGTGTACCTTCCTAA
- a CDS encoding T9SS type A sorting domain-containing protein: MCNNNTPFNEDEKIPFGITNLKVRSVYKTLNKVKSFLCAYKLVLLLIFLIAQIYVFAQKPTEPFSCYAQKSMFSHKSAQSLNDLRSDTIDIKHTSIHLDLSDWSGRQIKGFSILQVQAKQNNVNYIALDLLKLTIDSIKINGVLTNNYTYNDTLLRINFSSVLSNGQNATVSVFYHGNPVQNAGDWGGFYWNGTYAYNVGVSFQEDPHNYGRVWFPCYDNFVERSTFDFAITTNSNRKAFCNGLLTNEIDNGNSTKTWYWQMNQEIPSYLASVAVSDYATVEMSYNGLQGNAIPIQMAARAADTTNLKNSFLHLPDALECYENSYLPYAFDRVGYCLTSFTAGAMEHATNITYMRAAVNGTTTYETLMAHELSHHWWGDLITCRTAEDMWLNEGWASYSEALFTEYVYGTNAYKIYNRERHDGVLRTMHIDDGGYYAVSGVPTDLTYSNTVYQKGADMAQTLRGILGDNLFFSCISSFLDSHKFTDVSSHDFEQYLSTCSGRDLSSFFNTWIFEKGFHHYSISDINVTQNGANYEVQGSIKQKLWENTSFTQNLPIEVYYFKNDGSYQMQTVNTIGDCTSFSITLNFEPVYIALDLEEKIQDATVDNYLMVGQTGTVDFGLARVVLNVYQLNDSNFVHATHHFIKPDAFKTVHEGLHLSPNRYWSIGGVWENNFEADAIFKYNGSTNQTNGYLDNDFITNSEDSLVILYKAKPQDEWTIVDSFAIETQGSALNKVGQIRVYNLKQGDYVLAIYDKNVADEATEVNTCVYTNIREIETTSSSVLKVYPVPANNHIVVEKNMDIEIKELAVYDSTGKQVYKLDKDFGKSINIDIKNWAIGIYYISTYDKNNSKIDTVSFSKK, encoded by the coding sequence ATGTGCAACAACAATACACCATTTAATGAAGACGAAAAAATACCTTTTGGTATTACAAACCTAAAAGTTAGAAGTGTGTATAAAACACTTAATAAAGTAAAATCTTTTTTGTGTGCATATAAATTGGTTTTATTACTCATTTTTTTAATTGCACAGATTTATGTTTTTGCACAAAAGCCAACAGAACCGTTTTCTTGCTATGCTCAAAAAAGTATGTTTTCACATAAAAGTGCTCAGAGTTTAAACGATTTAAGAAGCGATACCATAGATATAAAACACACAAGTATTCACTTAGATTTAAGCGATTGGTCGGGAAGACAAATTAAAGGCTTTTCTATTTTGCAAGTGCAAGCCAAACAAAATAATGTAAACTATATAGCTTTAGATTTATTGAAACTTACTATAGATTCTATAAAAATTAATGGCGTTTTAACCAACAATTATACTTATAACGACACTTTGCTGAGAATTAATTTTTCTTCAGTTTTATCTAATGGGCAAAACGCTACGGTTTCGGTTTTTTATCATGGAAATCCCGTACAAAATGCAGGAGATTGGGGCGGTTTTTATTGGAACGGGACTTATGCGTATAATGTTGGCGTTAGTTTTCAAGAAGACCCACACAATTATGGTAGAGTTTGGTTTCCTTGCTACGATAATTTTGTAGAACGTAGCACTTTTGATTTTGCTATAACTACTAATAGCAATAGAAAAGCTTTTTGCAATGGACTGTTAACCAATGAAATAGATAATGGAAATAGCACAAAAACGTGGTATTGGCAAATGAACCAAGAAATACCAAGTTACTTGGCTTCCGTAGCTGTATCGGATTATGCTACTGTAGAAATGAGTTATAATGGATTGCAAGGAAATGCTATTCCTATACAAATGGCAGCAAGAGCCGCAGATACTACCAATTTAAAAAATTCATTTTTGCATTTGCCCGATGCGTTAGAATGTTACGAAAACAGTTATTTGCCTTATGCATTTGATAGAGTAGGGTATTGCCTTACCAGTTTTACTGCCGGAGCTATGGAACACGCTACAAATATTACCTATATGCGTGCTGCCGTTAATGGAACAACAACCTATGAAACTTTAATGGCTCATGAGCTTTCGCATCATTGGTGGGGCGATTTAATAACCTGCCGTACTGCCGAAGATATGTGGTTGAATGAAGGCTGGGCATCTTATTCAGAAGCTTTATTTACAGAGTATGTTTATGGAACAAATGCCTATAAAATCTACAATAGAGAAAGGCACGATGGCGTATTGAGAACAATGCACATAGACGATGGTGGTTATTATGCCGTTTCGGGTGTGCCTACCGACTTAACTTATAGCAATACCGTTTATCAAAAAGGAGCAGATATGGCTCAAACATTGAGAGGAATATTGGGCGACAACTTATTTTTTAGTTGTATTAGCTCATTTTTAGATAGCCATAAGTTTACAGATGTTTCCAGCCACGATTTTGAGCAGTATTTAAGCACTTGTTCGGGTAGAGATTTGAGTAGCTTTTTTAATACTTGGATTTTTGAGAAAGGTTTTCATCATTATAGTATTTCAGATATTAATGTAACTCAAAATGGAGCAAACTATGAAGTGCAAGGAAGCATAAAACAGAAACTGTGGGAGAACACAAGTTTTACTCAAAATTTGCCTATAGAAGTTTATTATTTTAAAAATGATGGTTCTTACCAAATGCAAACGGTTAACACTATTGGCGATTGTACCAGTTTTAGCATTACACTAAATTTTGAACCCGTTTATATTGCTTTAGATTTAGAAGAAAAAATACAAGATGCTACGGTAGATAATTATTTAATGGTAGGTCAAACAGGTACAGTAGATTTTGGTTTAGCAAGGGTTGTTTTAAATGTTTACCAATTAAATGATTCTAATTTTGTACATGCTACACACCATTTTATAAAACCAGATGCTTTTAAAACCGTACATGAAGGTTTGCATTTGTCGCCAAACAGATATTGGAGTATAGGCGGTGTGTGGGAAAATAATTTTGAGGCAGATGCTATTTTTAAATATAATGGTTCAACCAATCAAACTAATGGCTATTTAGATAATGATTTTATAACGAATTCGGAAGATAGTTTAGTTATTTTATATAAAGCAAAGCCTCAAGATGAGTGGACAATAGTTGATTCTTTCGCAATAGAAACACAGGGAAGTGCATTAAACAAAGTGGGACAAATTAGAGTATATAATTTAAAGCAAGGCGATTATGTGCTGGCTATTTACGATAAAAATGTAGCAGACGAAGCTACAGAAGTGAACACTTGTGTATATACTAATATTAGAGAGATAGAAACTACTTCATCAAGTGTGCTTAAAGTATATCCTGTGCCGGCAAACAACCATATAGTTGTAGAAAAAAATATGGATATTGAAATTAAAGAATTAGCCGTATATGATTCTACGGGAAAGCAAGTTTATAAGTTAGATAAGGATTTTGGCAAATCAATAAATATTGATATTAAAAACTGGGCAATAGGCATTTATTATATCTCTACTTACGATAAAAATAATAGTAAAATAGATACGGTATCTTTTTCAAAAAAATAG
- a CDS encoding dCTP deaminase, which yields MILSGKKIKEELNENIFITPFSEKQLNPNSYNLRLFNELLVYDKEVLDMKTPNTAHKIIIPEEGLLLETNKLYLGRTVEHTKTKSYVPMLEGRSSIGRLGLFIHVTAGFGDVGFDGYWTLEIFCVQPIKIYPNVEICQIYYHSIDGDYDEYSSGKYQHNNEIQPSLLYKDFEK from the coding sequence ATGATTCTTAGTGGTAAAAAAATAAAAGAAGAGCTAAATGAAAATATTTTTATTACTCCTTTTAGTGAAAAACAGTTAAACCCCAATAGCTACAACTTGCGTTTATTTAATGAACTTTTGGTTTATGACAAAGAAGTTTTAGACATGAAAACGCCCAATACCGCTCATAAAATAATTATTCCGGAAGAAGGTTTATTGTTGGAAACCAATAAGTTATACTTAGGTAGAACCGTAGAGCATACTAAAACAAAATCTTACGTTCCTATGCTTGAAGGGCGTAGCTCCATAGGGCGTTTAGGCTTGTTTATTCACGTTACGGCAGGTTTTGGCGATGTGGGATTTGATGGATATTGGACTTTAGAAATTTTTTGTGTGCAGCCTATAAAAATATATCCAAATGTTGAAATTTGTCAAATATATTACCACAGTATAGATGGCGATTATGACGAATATTCAAGTGGAAAATATCAGCATAATAATGAAATACAACCCAGTTTATTATATAAAGATTTTGAAAAGTAA